A single Panthera tigris isolate Pti1 chromosome A3, P.tigris_Pti1_mat1.1, whole genome shotgun sequence DNA region contains:
- the SCAND1 gene encoding SCAN domain-containing protein 1, whose product MAATEPSLAAAAGLKSPPEEEEGAGLSSGPERNFAASSSSPKALPSAPEPSSPSAAVSEGIPTPPAAASAALELPLRPAALDSPPLAEAAPRSPPQPGGSRPGPETFRQRFRQFRYQDAAGPREAFRQLRELSRQWLRPDIRTKEQIVEMLVQEQLLAILPEAARARRLRRRSDVRITG is encoded by the coding sequence ATGGCTGCGACGGAGCCGAGCTTGGCGGCTGCTGCGGGCCTCAAGTCGCcgccagaggaggaagaaggagccGGCCTGAGCTCAGGTCCGGAGCGTAACTTTGCGGCGTCCTCGTCGAGCCCTAAGGCCCTACCGTCTGCCCCCGAACCCTCCAGTCCCAGCGCCGCGGTGTCTGAAGGGATTCCTACGCCTCCCGCGGCTGCCTCCGCGGCCCTCGAGCTGCCTCTGAGGCCCGCAGCCTTGGACTCCCCGCCGCTTGCCGAAGCCGCTCCGCGCTCCCCTCCACAGCCTGGCGGCTCCCGACCCGGCCCCGAGACGTTCCGCCAGCGTTTCCGGCAGTTCCGCTACCAGGATGCCGCAGGCCCGCGGGAGGCGTTCCGGCAGCTGCGGGAGCTCTCGCGCCAATGGCTGCGACCCGACATTCGCACGAAGGAGCAGATCGTGGAGATGCTGGTGCAGGAGCAGCTGCTCGCCATCCTGCCCGAGGCGGCGCGGGCTCGGCGGCTTCGCCGCCGCTCCGATGTGCGCATCACGGGCTGA